Proteins from a single region of Rana temporaria chromosome 5, aRanTem1.1, whole genome shotgun sequence:
- the OSGIN2 gene encoding oxidative stress-induced growth inhibitor 2, which translates to MPLAEENCLSSDPPLTLPVVVIGNGPSGICLSYLLSGYRPYLSPDSLHPNPILHSKLEEARHLSIPEQDLEYLSEGLEGRSSNAVAVLFDTLLHPNADFGFDYQSVLQWKLEQEHYIPHIVLGKGPPGGAWHDMEGSILTLSLGDWMELPGLKFKDWVSGKRRNTKSDRATPAEVAAYYKHYVKIMGIQRNFVDSTYVTSVARPYREQEESDGHDSEDVAPEEPCIDKENGEPMLKKNWEIHGYRRAADGSHQPFCLFSETVILATGTFDAPARLEVIGEDLPFVSHSIAEFEDAVGKGRLSGAVDPVLIVGAGLTAADAVLCAHNNNIPVIHVFRRRLNDPSLIFKQLPKKLYPEYHKVYHMMCTQLSTVASNLYPPYTSYPEHVVLSFKPDMKVVLQSNNGIKKVIKISTALVLVGSHPNLFFLKEQGRNLGHIPNQPITCKGNPVEIDPYTYESSKEPNLFALGPLVGDNFIRFLKGGALAITRCLELRQKKKRHRLVESGRDDGVS; encoded by the exons ATGCCATTGGCAGAAGAAAACTGTCTCTCGAGCGATCCTCCATTAACTTTGCCTGTGGTTGTTATCG ggaatggaCCTTCTGGGATCTGCCTGTCATACCTGTTATCGGGATACAGGCCATATCTGTCTCCGGACAGCCTGCACCCCAATCCAATCTTGCACAGCAAGCTAGAGGAAGCAAGGCACCTCTCCATCCCCGAACAG gattTGGAATACTTGTCAGAAGGGCTGGAAGGCCGCTCCTCTAATGCAGTGGCAGTGTTGTTTGACACTCTCCTTCACCCGAATGCTGATTTTGGGTTTGATTACCAATCTGTTCTACAGTGGAAACTGGAACAAGAGCATTATATTCCCCATATAGTACTCGGCAAGGGACCCCCAGGTGGAGCATGGCAT GATATGGAAGGATCCATTTTAACGCTTAGTCTTGGTGACTGGATGGAACTACCGGGACTTAAGTTTAAAGACTGGGTCTCTGGTAAGAGGCG AAATACCAAAAGTGACCGTGCTACCCCAGCAGAAGTGGCTGCTTATTACAAACATTATGTTAAAATAATGGGAATTCAAAGAAACTTTGTGGACAGCACCTATGTTACTTCTGTGGCAAGACCCTACCGCGAGCAGGAGGAGTCGGACGGCCATGATTCTGAAGATGTTGCACCAGAAGAGCCTTGCATTGACAAAGAAAATGGAGAGCCCATGCTAAAGAAGAACTGGGAAATCCATGGCTATCGGCGGGCAGCTGATGGCTCTCACCAgcccttttgtcttttttcagaaaCGGTTATTCTTGCCACAGGAACATTTGATGCACCTGCTCGACTTGAGGTTATTGGAGAGGATCTTCCGTTTGTTTCACATTCCATTGCAGAGTTTGAAGATGCTGTTGGCAAAGGAAGACTGAGTGGAGCCGTAGACCCAGTTTTGATTGTCGGGGCTGGGTTGACGGCAGCGGATGCCGTTTTGTGTGCTCACAACAATAACATTCCAGTCATCCATGTTTTCCGTAGAAGACTCAATGATCCAAGTCTTATTTTTAAACAATTGCCAAAAAAACTATATCCAGAATACCACAAGGTATATCACATGATGTGTACACAACTCAGTACTGTTGCTTCCAACTTATATCCCCCTTATACAAGTTACCCAGAGCATGTTGTACTATCTTTCAAGCCTGATATGAAGGTTGTCCTTCAAAGTAACAATGGAATTAAAAAAGTCATAAAGATCTCCACAGCTTTAGTCTTGGTAGGTTCACATCCAAATTTGTTTTTCTTGAAAGAGCAAGGTCGAAATTTGGGGCATATTCCCAACCAGCCAATTACCTGCAAGGGTAATCCTGTAGAAATTGATCCATATACTTACGAGTCCTCCAAAGAACCAAATCTTTTTGCCCTTGGTCCACTTGTTGGTGACAACTTTATCAGGTTTCTTAAAGGTGGAGCACTTGCCATAACAAGATGTCTGGAATTAAGGCAGAAGAAGAAAAGACATCGACTCGTAGAAAGTGGAAGAGATGATGGTGTGTCATAA